From Sparus aurata chromosome 9, fSpaAur1.1, whole genome shotgun sequence, a single genomic window includes:
- the nfe2l2a gene encoding nuclear factor erythroid 2-related factor 2a produces MEVMHSSQQDMNLIDILWKQDIDLGARREVFDYNHRQKEHELQRQLELQEEKRLHLLREQEKALLAQLQLDEETGEYIPRPPASAPLQSAVTPLEVTQNVTFTEENGDAMSFDECLQLLAETFPVEETENTAVCLDTTAVSAPMMSPEQPTLLSATLSPDPLSPPSPQRMSPDLEQAWMELLSLPELQQCLNMQMEDTLETTTYPLPNSPEVQNPNYSFYPMTNLTEGETNNVNVCPAEFMNTFNSSVPSMAPPDNLSQMKAKALQLNTDFTAESFPDIFYPNTILEESSGQHGLEGHESDTMSDIPIKPPFTPVDNYCLSPGDGFDRGKHSLTAELPDSDSGISSNTSPHCSSPGKSVYGDGSYLYSDSDMEEMDHNPGSAESDYSEMFSINFQPDDLQSAISVSAVTGPQQQQEKKPKLHKTDPVEESGHNNAPFTKDKKRRSDVRLSRDEQRAKALKIPFTVDMIINLPVDDFNELMSKHRLNEAQLALVRDIRRRGKNKVAAQNCRKRKMENIVGLEGELDSLKEEKERLLSERSQNTTNLKEMKRQLNSLYLEVFSTLRDEKGNTYSPSEYSLQQSTNGSIFLVPRVKKTLIKSKDNQMSPA; encoded by the exons ATGGAGGTGATGCATTCCAGTCAACAG GACATGAACCTGATAGACATCCTGTGGAAGCAGGACATTGATCTTGGAGCCAGACGGGAGGTGTTTGACTACAACCACCGCCAGAAGGAACATGAGCTGCAGAGGCAGCTTGAGCTCCAGGAAGAGAAGAGGCTGCATCTGCTCCGGGAGCAGGAGAAGGCCCTGCTGGCGCAGCTACAGCTCGATGAGGAAACGGGAGAGTACATACCCCGCCCGCCGGCCAGTGCCCCACTACAGTCCGCTGTCACACCTCTTGAGGTTACACAG AATGTCACCTTTACCGAAGAGAATGGTGATGCCATGTCCTTTGACGAGTGTTTGCAGCTTCTAGCAGAAACATTTCCTGTAGAGGAAACTGAG AACACTGCAGTTTGCCTGGACACAACTGCTGTTTCAGCACCCATGATGTCCCCAGAGCAGCCCACTCTGCTTTCGGCCACCCTCTCCCCAGATCCGctatcaccaccatcaccacagaGGATGTCCCCAGATTTGGAGCAGGCCTGGATGGAGCTTTTGTCCCTCCCCGAGCTGCAG CAATGTCTGAACATGCAAATGGAGGACACACTGGAGACCACAACATATCCTCTTCCAAACAGCCCAGAAGTACAGAATCCAAACTACAGTTTTTACCCCATGACCAATctcacagagggagagacaaacaatgtaaatgtttgtcctgCAGAGTTTATGAATACGTTCAACAGCTCTGTTCCCAGCATGGCCCCACCGGACAATCTGAGCCAGATGAAGGCAAAAGCTCTGCAGTTAAACACTGACTTCACTGCAGAAAGTTTCCCTGACATATTTTACCCCAACACCATTCTGGAAGAAAGCAGTGGTCAGCATGGCCTTGAAGGACATGAAAGTGACACCATGTCTGATATTCCAATCAAGCCACCCTTTACACCGGTGGACAATTACTGCCTCTCACCTGGAGATGGGTTTGACAGAGGCAAACACAGTCTGACGGCAGAGTTGCCAGACTCAGATTCAGGAATCTCTTCGAACACAAGTCCACATTGTAGTTCACCTGGCAAGTCTGTATATGGAGATGGGTCCTACCTCTACAGCGATTCAGACATGGAGGAGATGGACCACAACCCTGGGAGTGCAGAATCTGACTACTCAGAGATGTTCTCAATAAATTTCCAACCTGATGATCTTCAGTCAGCAATTTCTGTATCTGCCGTAACAGGgccacaacagcagcaggaaaagaAGCCCAAACTGCACAAGACCGACCCGGTAGAGGAGAGTGGCCACAACAACGCTCCCTTTaccaaagacaagaagagacgCTCTGATGTGCGTCTCTCCAGAGACGAGCAGAGGGCTAAGGCCCTCAAAATCCCTTTCACTGTAGACATGATTATCAATCTGCCTGTCGACGATTTCAATGAGCTGATGTCAAAGCACCGACTGAACGAGGCCCAGCTGGCCCTGGTCCGAGACATACGCCGCCGTGGCAAGAACAAGGTGGCTGCCCAGAACTGCCGAAAACGCAAGATGGAGAACATAGTGGGTCTGGAGGGCGAGCTGGACTcactgaaggaggagaaggagcgtCTGCTGAGCGAGAGGAGCCAGAACACCACCAACCTGAAGGAAATGAAGCGTCAACTCAACAGCTTGTACCTGGAAGTCTTCAGCACGTTGAGGGATGAGAAGGGGAATACATACTCGCCGTCCGAGTACTCCCTCCAGCAGTCGACGAATGGCAGCATCTTCCTCGTCCCTCGTGTTAAAAAGACTCTCATCAAAAGCAAGGACAACCAAATGTCTCCTGCGTAA
- the hnrnpa3 gene encoding heterogeneous nuclear ribonucleoprotein A3 isoform X2: MDDDGLTARAMSPSRDPLSSAPGKVCKMEDQSKEPEQLRKLFIGGLSFETTEESLRAHFEQWGTLTDCVVMRDPNSKRSRGFGFVTYSSVREVDEAMKARPHKVDGRVVEPKRAVSREDSNKPGAHLTVKKIFVGGIKEDTEEYHIREHFEKYGKIECIDIMEERSTGKKRGFAFVSFDDHDTVDKIVGRSGGSGNFMGRGGNYGGGGNFGRGGYGGGRGGYGDDFDSGPGGNYGGGPGYGGGRGGYGGGGPGYGNQGGGFGGNCDGGYGGNDGGYGGGGNYNDFGNYGGQQSNYGPMKGNSFGGRNSGGPYGGGYGSGGGGGGGYGSRRY; this comes from the exons ATGGACGATGACGGACTGACAGCACGAGCGATGTCACCGTCACGTGATCCACTCAGCTCCGCTCCAGGGAAAGTCTGCAAAATGGAG GACCAATCTAAAGAACCAGAGCAGCTCAGAAAGCTGTTTATTGGAGGTCTGAGCTTCGAAACCACGGAGGAGAGTTTACGGGCCCACTTCGAACAATGGGGTACTCTCACGGATTGCGTG GTGATGAGGGACCCTAACAGCAAGCGTTCAAGAGGGTTTGGCTTTGTAACATACTCCTCTGTGAGGGAAGTCGACGAGGCTATGAAAGCAAGGCCTCATAAAGTAGACGGAAGAGTTGTGGAGCCCAAGAGGGCCGTGTCCAGAGAG GACTCTAATAAACCAGGTGCCCATCTGACAGTGAAGAAGATCTTTGTTGGCGGTATCAAGGAGGACACCGAGGAGTACCACATCCGCGAACACTTTGAGAAGTATGGAAAGATTGAATGCATTGACATCATGGAGGAACGCTCCACTGGGAAGAAGCGAGGCTTCGCCTTTGTGTCGTTTGATGACCATGACACCGTAGACAAAATCGTTG GCAGGAGTGGAGGATCTGGAAACTTCATGGGGAGAGGTGGCAATTATGGAGGTGGAGGCAACTTTGGCCGAG gtGGCTAtggtggaggaagaggtggtTATGGCGACGATTTTGACAGTG GTCCAGGAGGAAATTATGGTGGAGGACCAGGTTACGGAGGAGGCCGAGGGGGCTACGGAGGTGGTGGTCCAGGGTATGGCAACCAGGGTGGTGGATTTGGTGGCAACTGCGATGGAGGTTACGGAGGCAATGATGGAG GATATGGAGGAGGTGGAAATTACAACGACTTTGGAAATTATGGCGGACAGCAGTCTAATTACGGGCCCATGAAGGGTAACAGCTTTGGTGGAAGAAATTCAGGGGGACCCTATGGTG GTGGCTACGGCTCTGGCGGAGGCGGGGGAGGTGGCTATGGCTCACGGCGATATTAA
- the hnrnpa3 gene encoding heterogeneous nuclear ribonucleoprotein A3 isoform X1, with amino-acid sequence MDDDGLTARAMSPSRDPLSSAPGKVCKMEDQSKEPEQLRKLFIGGLSFETTEESLRAHFEQWGTLTDCVVMRDPNSKRSRGFGFVTYSSVREVDEAMKARPHKVDGRVVEPKRAVSREDSNKPGAHLTVKKIFVGGIKEDTEEYHIREHFEKYGKIECIDIMEERSTGKKRGFAFVSFDDHDTVDKIVAQKYHTINFHNCEVRKALSKQEMSAMSSNRGRSGGSGNFMGRGGNYGGGGNFGRGGYGGGRGGYGDDFDSGPGGNYGGGPGYGGGRGGYGGGGPGYGNQGGGFGGNCDGGYGGNDGGYGGGGNYNDFGNYGGQQSNYGPMKGNSFGGRNSGGPYGGGYGSGGGGGGGYGSRRY; translated from the exons ATGGACGATGACGGACTGACAGCACGAGCGATGTCACCGTCACGTGATCCACTCAGCTCCGCTCCAGGGAAAGTCTGCAAAATGGAG GACCAATCTAAAGAACCAGAGCAGCTCAGAAAGCTGTTTATTGGAGGTCTGAGCTTCGAAACCACGGAGGAGAGTTTACGGGCCCACTTCGAACAATGGGGTACTCTCACGGATTGCGTG GTGATGAGGGACCCTAACAGCAAGCGTTCAAGAGGGTTTGGCTTTGTAACATACTCCTCTGTGAGGGAAGTCGACGAGGCTATGAAAGCAAGGCCTCATAAAGTAGACGGAAGAGTTGTGGAGCCCAAGAGGGCCGTGTCCAGAGAG GACTCTAATAAACCAGGTGCCCATCTGACAGTGAAGAAGATCTTTGTTGGCGGTATCAAGGAGGACACCGAGGAGTACCACATCCGCGAACACTTTGAGAAGTATGGAAAGATTGAATGCATTGACATCATGGAGGAACGCTCCACTGGGAAGAAGCGAGGCTTCGCCTTTGTGTCGTTTGATGACCATGACACCGTAGACAAAATCGTTG CCCAGAAATACCACACAATCAACTTCCACAATTGTGAGGTCAGGAAAGCTCTctcaaaacaggaaatgagtgCTATGTCCTCAAACAGAG GCAGGAGTGGAGGATCTGGAAACTTCATGGGGAGAGGTGGCAATTATGGAGGTGGAGGCAACTTTGGCCGAG gtGGCTAtggtggaggaagaggtggtTATGGCGACGATTTTGACAGTG GTCCAGGAGGAAATTATGGTGGAGGACCAGGTTACGGAGGAGGCCGAGGGGGCTACGGAGGTGGTGGTCCAGGGTATGGCAACCAGGGTGGTGGATTTGGTGGCAACTGCGATGGAGGTTACGGAGGCAATGATGGAG GATATGGAGGAGGTGGAAATTACAACGACTTTGGAAATTATGGCGGACAGCAGTCTAATTACGGGCCCATGAAGGGTAACAGCTTTGGTGGAAGAAATTCAGGGGGACCCTATGGTG GTGGCTACGGCTCTGGCGGAGGCGGGGGAGGTGGCTATGGCTCACGGCGATATTAA